One part of the Xylanimonas allomyrinae genome encodes these proteins:
- a CDS encoding PH domain-containing protein, with the protein MVSAEVVEYRSRFGRVLAVVVGVIGLGALVAGLVSDAGATAPFVAPVALVVLWVWAAYWRPAVVVSPAGVELRNVTRTVELPWPTIERVETKFALTLHTAYGDYAAWAAPAPGRASVAAAGKDAAQNLPPSTYSGGSVGTGDLANSASGQAAIIVRTRWEELRDAGLLDAPAWSG; encoded by the coding sequence ATGGTGTCGGCTGAGGTGGTGGAGTACCGGTCGAGGTTCGGCCGGGTTCTTGCGGTAGTGGTCGGGGTGATCGGCCTCGGTGCCCTGGTCGCCGGACTGGTGTCCGACGCCGGTGCGACCGCGCCGTTCGTCGCCCCGGTGGCGCTGGTGGTGCTGTGGGTGTGGGCCGCCTACTGGCGTCCCGCCGTCGTCGTAAGCCCCGCGGGCGTCGAGCTGCGCAACGTGACCCGGACGGTCGAGCTGCCGTGGCCCACCATCGAGCGGGTCGAGACGAAGTTCGCGCTCACGCTGCACACCGCCTACGGCGACTACGCGGCCTGGGCGGCACCCGCCCCCGGCAGGGCCTCCGTGGCTGCGGCAGGCAAGGACGCCGCCCAGAACCTGCCGCCGTCGACCTACTCCGGCGGGTCGGTCGGCACGGGCGATCTCGCGAACAGCGCTTCGGGGCAGGCCGCGATCATCGTGCGGACCCGCTGGGAGGAGCTGCGCGACGCCGGGCTGCTCGACGCCCCCGCGTGGAGCGGGTGA
- the typA gene encoding translational GTPase TypA produces the protein MAVRSDLRNVAIVAHVDHGKTTLVDAMLKQAGAFGAHQHVEDRVMDSGDLEREKGITILAKNTAVRYTGPSAAAHGEPEGITINVIDTPGHADFGGEVERGLSMVDGVVLLVDASEGPLPQTRFVLRKALAAKLPVIVVVNKVDRPDSRITEVVGETTDLLLGLASDLADEVPDLDLDAILDVPVVYAAAKVGAASLAQPADGGLPDNDNLEPLFATILEKIPAPTYEEGVPLQAHVTNLDASPFLGRLALLRVFNGTIRKGQQVAWARHDGTLATVKITELLETKALDRVPAESARPGDIVAVAGIADIMIGETLTDLNDPRPLPLITVDDPAISMTVGINTSPLAGKGGKGHKVTARQVKDRLDAELVGNVSLRVLPTERPDAWEVQGRGELALAILVEQMRREGFELTVGKPQVVTRTVDGKIHEPMERMTIDVPEEYLGAVTQLLAQRKGRMETMSNHGTGWVRMEFMVPARGLIGFRTRFLTETRGTGIASSISEGYEPWAGPIESRMTGSLVADRSGVVTPYAMINLQERGSFFVDPTQEVYEGMIVGENSRNEDMDVNITKEKKLTNMRSSTADNFENLVPPRKLTLEESLEFAQEDECVEVTPEVVRIRKVVLDATERARSAARARAAAKA, from the coding sequence ATGGCTGTGCGCTCTGACCTGCGCAACGTCGCGATCGTCGCTCACGTCGACCACGGCAAGACCACCCTCGTGGACGCGATGCTCAAGCAGGCAGGCGCGTTCGGCGCCCACCAGCACGTCGAGGACCGCGTCATGGACTCGGGCGACCTCGAGCGCGAGAAGGGCATCACGATCCTCGCCAAGAACACCGCGGTCCGGTACACCGGGCCGTCGGCGGCGGCGCACGGGGAGCCCGAGGGCATCACCATCAACGTCATCGACACCCCGGGCCACGCCGACTTCGGCGGCGAGGTCGAGCGCGGCCTGTCGATGGTCGACGGCGTGGTGCTGCTCGTCGACGCGTCCGAGGGGCCGCTGCCGCAGACGCGCTTCGTGCTGCGCAAGGCGCTCGCCGCGAAGCTGCCCGTCATCGTCGTCGTCAACAAGGTCGACCGGCCCGACTCGCGCATCACCGAGGTCGTGGGGGAGACCACCGACCTGCTGCTCGGCCTGGCCTCCGACCTGGCCGACGAGGTGCCGGACCTCGACCTCGACGCGATCCTCGACGTGCCCGTCGTGTACGCGGCGGCCAAGGTGGGTGCCGCGTCGCTCGCCCAGCCGGCCGACGGCGGCCTGCCGGACAACGACAACCTCGAGCCGCTGTTCGCGACCATCCTCGAGAAGATCCCCGCCCCGACGTACGAGGAGGGCGTGCCGCTCCAGGCGCACGTCACCAACCTCGACGCCTCGCCGTTCCTGGGGCGTCTCGCGCTGCTGCGCGTCTTCAACGGCACGATCCGCAAGGGGCAGCAGGTCGCGTGGGCCCGCCACGACGGCACGCTCGCGACCGTCAAGATCACCGAGCTGCTCGAGACCAAGGCCCTGGACCGCGTCCCGGCCGAGTCTGCCCGCCCCGGTGACATCGTCGCCGTCGCCGGCATCGCCGACATCATGATCGGCGAGACGCTCACCGACCTGAACGACCCGCGCCCGCTGCCGCTCATCACGGTCGACGACCCGGCCATCTCGATGACCGTCGGCATCAACACCTCGCCGCTGGCCGGCAAGGGCGGCAAGGGGCACAAGGTCACCGCCCGCCAGGTCAAGGACCGCCTCGACGCCGAACTGGTCGGCAACGTCTCCCTGCGGGTCCTGCCCACCGAGCGCCCCGACGCCTGGGAGGTCCAGGGCCGCGGCGAGCTGGCCCTGGCGATCCTCGTCGAGCAGATGCGCCGCGAGGGCTTCGAGCTGACCGTCGGCAAGCCGCAGGTCGTCACCCGCACCGTGGACGGCAAGATCCACGAGCCCATGGAGCGCATGACCATCGACGTCCCCGAGGAGTACCTCGGCGCCGTCACCCAGCTCCTCGCCCAGCGCAAGGGCCGCATGGAGACCATGTCGAACCACGGCACCGGCTGGGTCCGCATGGAGTTCATGGTCCCGGCGCGCGGCCTCATCGGGTTCCGCACGCGGTTCCTGACCGAGACGCGCGGCACGGGCATCGCGTCGTCGATCTCCGAGGGCTACGAGCCGTGGGCCGGCCCCATCGAGTCGCGCATGACGGGCTCGCTGGTGGCCGACCGCTCCGGCGTCGTCACGCCCTACGCCATGATCAACCTGCAGGAGCGCGGCTCGTTCTTCGTCGACCCCACGCAGGAGGTCTACGAGGGCATGATCGTCGGCGAGAACTCCCGCAACGAGGACATGGACGTCAACATCACCAAGGAGAAGAAGCTCACCAACATGCGCTCCTCCACGGCCGACAACTTCGAGAACCTCGTGCCGCCGCGCAAGCTCACGCTCGAGGAGTCGCTCGAGTTTGCGCAGGAGGACGAGTGCGTCGAGGTCACCCCCGAGGTGGTGCGCATCCGCAAGGTCGTGCTGGATGCGACCGAGCGTGCCCGGTCCGCGGCGCGGGCACGGGCAGCGGCCAAGGCCTGA
- a CDS encoding PIG-L family deacetylase encodes MTDAARARVAPGVPWTSADVGGGLVAVHAHPDDETLSTGALIASFAAAGLPVTVVTCTRGERGEVLALPGTSSEGLAAIEGDGPALAAHRTGELRAALAALGGGDPAAVGHTFLDRLPLPSPFPAAAAQAGEHSRAHLAAERGHAAQDARFEDSGMVWLAPGVAGGDPAVVDGFAFVPLDDAAARLALLLRRLRPSVVATYEAGGGYGHPDHVRAHQVAVRAIALAGDPAFDAAGSPARTRAWAPALWQRVESAAGLRARRAALAAAPAARALAARAGLTFPSATDPLPALARDDDVLASAHVASVAVRPVLGRVVAAMTAHATQIQHVTTPGAASPGVLGWYALSHGVLDAIGQDESYVVTQPGCRPTSVGSRG; translated from the coding sequence ATGACGGACGCGGCCCGCGCGCGCGTCGCCCCCGGGGTGCCGTGGACGTCGGCCGACGTCGGCGGCGGGCTGGTCGCGGTCCACGCGCACCCCGACGACGAGACGCTGTCGACGGGGGCGCTCATCGCGTCGTTCGCCGCGGCCGGGCTGCCCGTGACCGTCGTGACGTGCACCCGCGGTGAGCGGGGCGAGGTCCTCGCGCTGCCCGGGACGTCGTCCGAGGGGCTCGCGGCGATCGAGGGCGACGGGCCTGCGCTGGCGGCGCACCGCACCGGGGAGCTGCGCGCGGCGCTGGCTGCGCTCGGCGGCGGCGACCCCGCCGCCGTCGGGCACACGTTCCTCGACAGGCTGCCGCTCCCGTCGCCGTTCCCTGCCGCTGCGGCACAGGCCGGCGAACACTCGCGCGCACATCTCGCGGCCGAGCGCGGGCACGCCGCGCAGGACGCGCGGTTCGAGGACTCCGGGATGGTCTGGCTGGCCCCCGGGGTCGCCGGCGGGGACCCCGCCGTCGTCGACGGCTTCGCGTTCGTCCCGCTCGACGACGCCGCCGCGCGGCTCGCCCTGCTCCTGCGGCGGTTGCGCCCGTCCGTCGTCGCCACCTACGAGGCCGGCGGCGGGTACGGGCACCCGGACCACGTGCGCGCGCACCAGGTCGCGGTGCGCGCGATCGCGCTGGCCGGCGACCCGGCGTTCGACGCCGCCGGCTCGCCCGCCCGGACGCGCGCGTGGGCGCCCGCGCTGTGGCAGCGCGTGGAGTCCGCAGCGGGGCTGCGCGCCCGGCGCGCCGCTCTCGCGGCCGCACCGGCGGCCCGGGCCCTCGCCGCACGGGCCGGGCTGACGTTCCCTTCGGCCACCGACCCGTTGCCCGCCCTCGCGCGCGACGACGACGTGCTCGCGTCCGCGCACGTCGCCAGCGTCGCGGTGCGACCGGTCCTCGGCAGGGTCGTGGCCGCCATGACGGCTCACGCCACGCAGATCCAGCACGTGACCACGCCCGGAGCGGCGAGCCCGGGCGTGCTCGGCTGGTACGCGCTGTCCCACGGGGTGCTCGACGCCATCGGCCAGGACGAGTCATATGTGGTCACGCAGCCCGGTTGTCGGCCGACGTCGGTAGGCTCGCGGGGATGA
- a CDS encoding ABC transporter permease: MATTVTSDVEGADASPRPSVKKGPFARSAPMMTFIARRVLSSLLVLLGATFIVFMLFSYSADPLEDLRFSNAPNVQQLIDERVALLNLDVPPVIRYFMWLGSVLRGDLGTSWQTGQSVASMLGSAIPSTVSLVLAALVLAIGLGVLVGIVAALRQYTRFDYAVTFLSFVLFSLPSFWVAVLLKLWGAIGFNDFLRDPTIAWYMILLLSAISGVLWSAIIGGARRTRWVSFAASLVATAGILAFISETDWILDPSLGHVGIAVLGAGIAFAVVALTAGLANRRALYAALTTAAVGVALKIPLQFVFHGANWGTILLLAAAAIASGCLIGWLFGGYDRGVSMRAAAMTAVGTGALLFIDRIMQVWYFYNRASQINFRPISTIGAQTPGLRGDFWITSLDQFTHLLLPTITLILISFAGYTRYTRASMLEVMNQDYIRTARAKGLPERVVTVRHAFRNALIPLATIVPLDVAAMFGGAIITERIFAWSGMGDLFMRSLQRNDVDPIMGHFLVIGSLLVIASILVDFIYAALDPRIRVNA, from the coding sequence ATGGCCACCACCGTGACATCTGACGTCGAGGGCGCTGACGCGTCACCTCGCCCGTCGGTGAAGAAGGGACCGTTCGCCCGGTCTGCGCCGATGATGACCTTCATCGCCCGGCGCGTGCTGTCGTCGCTGCTCGTGCTGCTCGGCGCCACGTTCATCGTCTTCATGCTGTTCTCGTACTCGGCGGACCCGCTCGAGGACCTGCGGTTCTCGAACGCCCCCAACGTCCAGCAGCTCATCGACGAGCGCGTCGCCCTGCTCAACCTCGACGTGCCGCCCGTGATCCGCTACTTCATGTGGCTGGGCAGCGTGCTTCGCGGTGACCTCGGCACGAGCTGGCAGACGGGTCAGAGCGTCGCCTCCATGCTCGGCTCGGCGATCCCCAGCACGGTGAGCCTGGTGCTTGCCGCGCTCGTGCTCGCGATCGGCCTCGGCGTCCTGGTGGGCATCGTCGCGGCCCTGCGCCAGTACACGCGCTTCGACTACGCGGTGACGTTCCTGTCGTTCGTCCTGTTCTCGCTGCCGTCCTTCTGGGTCGCGGTGCTGCTCAAGCTCTGGGGCGCCATCGGCTTCAACGACTTCCTGCGCGACCCGACCATCGCCTGGTACATGATCCTGCTGCTCTCGGCGATCTCGGGCGTCCTGTGGTCAGCCATCATCGGAGGCGCACGCCGCACGCGCTGGGTCTCGTTCGCCGCGTCGCTCGTCGCGACGGCCGGGATCCTGGCCTTCATCTCGGAGACCGACTGGATCCTTGACCCGAGTCTCGGTCACGTGGGCATCGCCGTGCTGGGCGCCGGCATCGCCTTCGCCGTCGTCGCCCTGACGGCCGGCCTGGCCAACCGGCGCGCGCTGTACGCCGCGCTGACCACCGCCGCCGTCGGCGTGGCGCTCAAGATCCCGCTGCAGTTCGTGTTCCACGGCGCCAACTGGGGGACCATCCTCCTGCTCGCGGCCGCCGCCATCGCCTCCGGATGCCTCATCGGCTGGCTCTTCGGCGGGTACGACCGCGGTGTCTCGATGCGCGCGGCGGCAATGACCGCCGTCGGCACCGGTGCGCTCCTGTTCATCGACCGCATCATGCAGGTCTGGTACTTCTACAACCGGGCGTCGCAGATCAACTTCCGGCCGATCTCGACCATCGGCGCCCAGACCCCGGGCCTGCGCGGCGACTTCTGGATCACCTCGCTCGACCAGTTCACGCACCTGCTGCTGCCGACGATCACGCTGATCCTGATCTCGTTCGCCGGCTACACGCGGTACACGCGAGCCTCGATGCTCGAGGTGATGAACCAGGACTACATCCGCACGGCCCGCGCCAAGGGCCTGCCCGAGCGTGTGGTCACCGTGCGGCACGCCTTCCGCAACGCGCTGATCCCGCTCGCCACCATCGTGCCGCTCGACGTCGCGGCCATGTTCGGCGGCGCCATCATCACCGAACGCATCTTCGCCTGGAGCGGCATGGGTGACCTGTTCATGAGGTCGCTGCAGCGCAACGACGTCGACCCGATCATGGGCCACTTCCTGGTCATCGGCTCCCTCCTGGTCATCGCCAGCATCCTGGTGGACTTCATCTACGCAGCCCTCGACCCTCGGATCCGGGTGAACGCATGA
- a CDS encoding ABC transporter permease yields MSNSTANNGPQDALGESVENAIELKEVEGLSQGRIVLRRFLRHRGAMASVIVLASLVLLVTTSIGWGPIPGWWQHGFRDLNPVLNPAGAPTMGFDGGFTIGTHPFGQDNIGRDVFAMVMRGTQQSLTVMVVIGFVATVIGVLLGALSGFFRGWTDNVLMRFTDMIITIPVIMIGAILGILVGGADPWSLALALSLVTWTTMARLVRAQFLALREQEFVDAARVAGASNARIMFKHILPNAVGVIIVNATLLMASAILLETALSFLGFGIRPPEVSLGQLINEYQAAFATRPWLFWWPGAFIVTIALCVNFIGDGLRDAFDPRQRRIPTKRALAKADAKAIKKAAKSLAGV; encoded by the coding sequence ATGAGCAACAGCACCGCCAACAACGGCCCCCAGGACGCCCTGGGGGAGTCCGTCGAGAACGCGATCGAGCTCAAGGAGGTCGAGGGTCTCTCGCAGGGGCGCATCGTCCTGCGACGCTTCCTGCGTCACCGCGGCGCGATGGCCTCCGTCATCGTGCTCGCCTCGCTCGTGCTGCTCGTGACGACGTCGATCGGCTGGGGTCCCATCCCGGGCTGGTGGCAGCACGGGTTCCGCGACCTCAACCCCGTGCTCAACCCGGCCGGCGCGCCCACCATGGGCTTCGACGGCGGGTTCACCATCGGCACGCACCCCTTCGGCCAGGACAACATCGGCCGCGACGTGTTCGCCATGGTCATGCGCGGTACGCAGCAGTCGCTGACCGTCATGGTCGTCATCGGGTTCGTGGCCACCGTCATCGGCGTGCTGCTCGGTGCGCTGTCGGGGTTCTTCCGCGGCTGGACCGACAACGTCCTCATGCGGTTCACCGACATGATCATCACGATCCCGGTCATCATGATCGGTGCGATCCTCGGCATCCTGGTCGGCGGTGCCGACCCGTGGTCCCTCGCGCTCGCGCTGTCCCTGGTGACCTGGACGACGATGGCGCGTCTCGTGCGTGCGCAGTTCCTCGCGCTGCGCGAGCAGGAGTTCGTCGACGCCGCCCGCGTGGCCGGAGCGTCGAACGCCCGGATCATGTTCAAGCACATCCTGCCGAACGCCGTCGGCGTCATCATCGTCAACGCCACCCTGCTCATGGCCTCGGCCATCCTGCTGGAGACCGCGCTGTCGTTCCTCGGGTTCGGCATCCGCCCGCCCGAGGTGTCGCTGGGCCAGCTCATCAACGAGTACCAGGCCGCGTTCGCCACCCGCCCGTGGCTGTTCTGGTGGCCGGGTGCCTTCATCGTGACGATCGCGCTGTGCGTCAACTTCATCGGTGACGGTCTGCGTGACGCGTTCGACCCGCGCCAGCGGCGCATCCCCACCAAGCGGGCGCTCGCCAAGGCCGACGCCAAGGCGATCAAGAAGGCCGCGAAGTCGCTCGCGGGCGTCTGA
- a CDS encoding ABC transporter ATP-binding protein: MTDETTAGAPGSSADAKAPILEVRDLGVEFFVDGEWFPAAVDVSYDVRPGEVLAIVGESGSGKTQTSMSLIGLLPSNGRSSGSARLAGRELLGLNHKQLSHVRGKDVSVIFQEPMTALNPVYTVGFQIVETLRVHFDMGPAEARERAIELLRMVDLPEPARSVDKYPHQLSGGQRQRAMIAQALACEPKLLIADEPTTALDVTVQAEILKLMRDLRHRVDAGIILITHDMGVVADLADRVMVMKNGRVVESGSADSIFNRPQHPYTQQLLDAVPHLGSATGGAAQVVEPSPAPQPGTGLALEAKGLVLEYPARGRVPAFRAINGIDLTIGKGEVVGLVGESGSGKTTVGRAAVGLLPVADGSLKVNGVELAGVKPKTLRSVRQDVSIVFQDPGSSLNPRLPIGESIGEPLKLHKIARGADLDRRVETLLDQVHLPRAMRNRYPHELSGGQRQRVGIARALALSPKLLIADEPTSALDVSVQARVLELFQELQREYGFACLFISHDLAVVELLSSRIAVMHKGDLIEEGPREQILHHPREPYTRRLLAAVPVPDPAEQRIRREERDRLLAH, encoded by the coding sequence GTGACTGACGAGACGACGGCCGGCGCACCCGGCTCCTCGGCGGACGCCAAGGCACCGATCCTCGAGGTCCGCGACCTGGGCGTCGAGTTCTTCGTCGACGGCGAGTGGTTCCCCGCCGCCGTCGACGTCTCGTACGACGTGCGCCCCGGCGAGGTCCTGGCCATCGTCGGTGAGTCCGGTTCGGGCAAGACGCAGACGTCGATGTCGCTCATCGGCCTGCTGCCGTCGAACGGGCGCTCGTCGGGCTCGGCCAGGCTGGCCGGGCGCGAGCTGCTGGGCCTGAACCACAAGCAGCTCTCGCACGTGCGCGGCAAGGACGTCTCGGTCATCTTCCAGGAGCCGATGACGGCGCTCAACCCCGTCTACACGGTCGGCTTCCAGATCGTGGAGACGCTGCGCGTGCACTTCGACATGGGCCCGGCCGAGGCGCGCGAGCGCGCGATCGAGCTGCTGCGCATGGTCGACCTGCCCGAGCCGGCCCGGTCCGTCGACAAGTACCCGCACCAGCTCTCGGGCGGGCAGCGACAGCGCGCCATGATCGCCCAGGCGCTCGCGTGCGAGCCCAAGCTGCTCATCGCCGACGAGCCCACCACGGCCCTCGACGTCACGGTCCAGGCCGAGATCCTCAAGCTCATGCGCGACCTGCGCCACCGCGTGGACGCCGGCATCATCCTCATCACGCACGACATGGGCGTGGTGGCGGACCTGGCCGACCGCGTCATGGTCATGAAGAACGGCCGCGTCGTCGAGTCCGGTTCGGCCGACTCGATCTTCAACCGGCCGCAGCACCCGTACACCCAGCAACTCCTCGACGCCGTCCCGCACCTGGGGTCGGCCACGGGCGGGGCGGCCCAGGTGGTCGAGCCGTCCCCGGCGCCCCAGCCCGGAACGGGCCTCGCGCTGGAGGCGAAGGGCCTCGTGCTGGAGTACCCGGCGCGCGGGCGCGTGCCCGCGTTCCGTGCGATCAACGGCATCGACCTGACCATCGGCAAGGGCGAGGTCGTCGGCCTGGTGGGCGAGTCCGGCTCGGGCAAGACGACGGTCGGCCGCGCCGCCGTCGGGCTGCTGCCCGTGGCCGACGGGTCGCTGAAGGTCAACGGCGTCGAGCTCGCGGGCGTCAAGCCCAAGACGCTGCGCTCGGTGCGTCAGGACGTGTCGATCGTGTTCCAGGACCCAGGCTCCTCGCTCAACCCGCGGCTGCCCATCGGCGAGTCGATCGGCGAGCCGCTCAAGCTGCACAAGATCGCCCGGGGTGCCGACCTGGACCGCCGTGTCGAGACGCTGCTCGACCAGGTGCACCTGCCGCGCGCGATGCGCAACCGCTACCCGCACGAGCTGTCGGGCGGCCAGCGCCAGCGCGTCGGCATCGCGCGCGCCCTCGCGCTGTCGCCCAAGCTGCTCATCGCGGACGAGCCGACGTCGGCGCTCGACGTGTCGGTGCAGGCGCGCGTGCTCGAGCTGTTCCAGGAGCTGCAGCGCGAGTACGGGTTCGCGTGCCTGTTCATCAGCCACGACCTGGCCGTCGTCGAGCTGCTGTCGAGCCGCATCGCCGTCATGCACAAGGGCGACCTGATCGAGGAGGGCCCGCGCGAGCAGATCCTGCACCACCCGCGCGAGCCGTACACGCGCCGTCTGCTGGCGGCCGTCCCGGTGCCGGACCCGGCCGAGCAGCGCATCCGCCGCGAGGAGCGGGACCGCCTGCTGGCCCACTGA